Genomic DNA from Alistipes indistinctus YIT 12060:
TTCTCGGCATCTTTTTCGGCGACCGCCAGTTTGACGTTCATCAGTTCGTTCTGCAGGGGCAGCACGTCGGATACCGTTTCGTTGATCAGTTCGCATTCCACGCCGCCGCTTTCGAGCAGCGACTTGTAGATC
This window encodes:
- a CDS encoding putative signal transducing protein → MDKSKVIIIKSFPTAGEALIYKSLLESGGVECELINETVSDVLPLQNELMNVKLAVAEKDAEKAREILSAKFDQQEFDTESMKRRKKP